The Thiosulfativibrio zosterae genome has a window encoding:
- a CDS encoding efflux RND transporter permease subunit produces MTQPNQTQNALPEESASKHDIAGNTAKSYINSPITPLFIIVGFVIGIMGILFTPRQEDPQISVPMVDVMVQYPGASNKQVEALVSEPLERLFKEIKGVEHVYSASDRGQSIITVQFLVGENMEDALVNVYNKMASNLDHMPEGVLQPVIKPKGADEVPVVTFTLSSKTLESTQLRLLGFDVLQAIASIDHAAQGFVVGGDPTEIKVEIDPEKIAGYGISLTQIGQAIRAANAESSAGELSAWQQKYLVYTGDFLTSADDINDLIVGVKDKAPVFVRDVATVTEGAKDATNLVRFYTGPANKSTYVAPEGENAITVALAKQPGANGVSVANDAISRLTELKGTLIPDDVHIAITRNYGKTANDKVNELIFKLFIATGSVTLLIWFFLGWRAAAVVAIVIPIVILSTVFAAWMMGLTIDRVSLFALIFSIGILVDDAVVVLENIYRRWLMDSDTGVNVTVDAVSEVGNPTIIATFAVIAALMPMAFVSGMMGPYMAPIPALGSVAMVISLFAAFAFTPWLAQRMKPKMESLKAAEEKEHEQSERLGRFFEKLLGSLLVEKVKGWGLLLAIITAFALAVYLVYSTMVPVKLLPYDNKPDFSVVINFPEGTDLTITANLTHKLAKTLQEEVPEITTMETYVGTPAPFDFNGLVRHYYLRNFVWNSDIQVHLSDKSERHRSSHQVAESIRAKLTEIAHQAGAKVQIVEMPPGPPVLQSIVAEIYGPDEATRNATAEKVTQIFEQAEMVVDVDNFITEPHDTWRFVIDKQKAMESGISVSTINQTVEMAMGGFKLGDVKQGFKRGEPTFIVLQAPQMVRAEFARIGQIPVQSELGILVPLNELGRFIIERQQTVLYHKDLTPVQYVTATGQGRLGAPIYGMLDIQELMDQSPELNGLNSNFVFVPNGLTEVGMMWAGEWTVTYQTFRDMGLAFGVALLIIYMLVVWEFRNFLIPLIVMAPIPLTIIGIAPGHWIMGAEFTATSMIGFIALAGIIVRNSILLVDFSRQEIAKGVAITDAVIFACKARTRPIIITAAALVLGSSVILFDPIFQGMAISLIFGILVATLLTLVVIPLGCVSGRAAFCASPSNYTAEMGAHVCGLKTPEIEEATIHPRMKLVFAKTAIDPFNPMAMVKQAPKAVALAEESFDEPKKAAVVVKKVEVTETPQVIAEPETPAAEPEMKVEEPEVVAEESKAVVEEPKVVKKPAVRRTRKPAAPKKGATPEASVTEEAPAVKTPAATETAPKTSEPEVQQSAPVEPVAPRGRKKRGIQLKDLNEDEK; encoded by the coding sequence ATGACACAACCCAATCAAACGCAAAATGCTTTGCCAGAAGAATCGGCATCTAAGCACGATATTGCAGGCAACACTGCCAAAAGTTATATCAACTCACCGATTACCCCTTTGTTTATTATTGTTGGGTTCGTGATTGGTATTATGGGTATTTTATTTACCCCAAGACAAGAAGACCCTCAAATCTCTGTGCCGATGGTCGATGTCATGGTGCAATATCCAGGCGCCTCTAATAAACAAGTTGAAGCCCTAGTCTCTGAACCTTTGGAGCGATTGTTTAAAGAAATTAAAGGCGTTGAGCATGTTTATTCGGCTTCTGACAGAGGTCAATCCATTATCACTGTGCAGTTTTTGGTCGGTGAAAATATGGAAGACGCGCTGGTTAATGTCTATAACAAAATGGCCTCCAACCTAGACCATATGCCTGAAGGGGTTTTGCAACCTGTTATCAAACCCAAAGGGGCGGATGAAGTACCAGTCGTCACCTTTACGCTGTCATCCAAAACCCTAGAAAGCACCCAGTTACGACTTTTAGGATTTGATGTCTTACAGGCAATTGCATCGATTGATCATGCCGCACAAGGGTTTGTGGTGGGTGGCGACCCAACGGAAATCAAAGTAGAAATTGATCCTGAAAAAATTGCAGGTTATGGCATTTCTTTAACCCAAATTGGGCAAGCTATTCGAGCAGCCAATGCCGAGTCCAGTGCGGGTGAACTGTCGGCTTGGCAACAAAAATACCTTGTTTATACCGGGGACTTTCTTACCTCTGCCGATGATATTAACGATTTAATTGTCGGTGTAAAAGACAAAGCACCGGTGTTTGTTAGAGATGTGGCTACGGTTACCGAAGGCGCAAAAGATGCCACCAACCTAGTTCGCTTTTACACCGGCCCTGCTAACAAAAGCACTTATGTTGCCCCAGAAGGCGAAAATGCCATCACCGTTGCTTTGGCAAAACAGCCAGGCGCTAACGGGGTGAGCGTTGCCAATGATGCCATTTCGCGTTTAACCGAGCTTAAGGGCACTTTAATTCCTGATGATGTTCATATAGCCATTACGCGTAACTATGGCAAAACTGCCAACGACAAAGTGAACGAGCTGATTTTTAAACTGTTCATTGCCACAGGTTCTGTCACGCTTTTAATCTGGTTCTTCTTGGGTTGGCGTGCGGCTGCGGTGGTCGCGATAGTCATTCCAATTGTTATTTTATCGACCGTATTTGCTGCCTGGATGATGGGGCTAACGATTGACCGAGTCAGTTTATTTGCACTGATCTTCTCAATCGGGATTTTGGTTGATGATGCGGTGGTGGTGCTCGAAAACATCTATCGTCGCTGGCTAATGGACTCTGACACGGGAGTTAATGTGACCGTTGATGCCGTTTCTGAAGTGGGCAACCCTACCATTATTGCAACCTTTGCCGTCATTGCAGCTTTGATGCCAATGGCATTTGTCAGCGGCATGATGGGACCTTACATGGCACCCATCCCAGCACTGGGTTCAGTGGCGATGGTGATTTCATTATTTGCCGCCTTTGCGTTTACCCCTTGGTTAGCGCAACGCATGAAGCCAAAAATGGAATCACTCAAAGCCGCTGAAGAAAAAGAACATGAACAAAGCGAACGACTAGGTCGTTTCTTTGAAAAACTCTTAGGCAGCTTACTGGTTGAAAAAGTTAAGGGCTGGGGTTTATTGCTTGCCATCATTACCGCATTTGCGCTGGCTGTTTATTTGGTTTACAGCACGATGGTTCCGGTAAAGTTACTGCCTTATGACAACAAACCAGATTTCAGCGTGGTGATTAACTTCCCAGAAGGTACGGACTTAACCATCACAGCAAACTTAACGCACAAGCTGGCAAAAACTTTGCAAGAAGAAGTGCCTGAAATCACCACCATGGAAACCTATGTGGGCACCCCCGCCCCCTTCGATTTTAATGGCTTGGTTAGACACTATTATCTGCGTAACTTTGTGTGGAACAGTGATATTCAAGTTCACCTAAGCGATAAGTCAGAACGCCATCGTTCTAGCCATCAGGTTGCAGAGAGCATTCGCGCTAAATTAACGGAAATTGCGCATCAAGCAGGTGCCAAAGTGCAAATCGTTGAAATGCCTCCTGGGCCACCTGTATTGCAATCCATTGTTGCCGAAATCTATGGGCCTGATGAAGCAACTCGCAATGCCACTGCTGAAAAAGTCACCCAAATTTTTGAGCAAGCAGAAATGGTCGTCGATGTTGATAACTTCATCACCGAACCTCATGACACCTGGCGTTTTGTCATCGATAAACAAAAAGCCATGGAAAGCGGTATCAGTGTATCCACCATCAACCAAACCGTTGAAATGGCGATGGGTGGTTTCAAATTAGGCGATGTAAAACAAGGCTTTAAACGCGGCGAACCCACCTTTATCGTGTTACAAGCCCCGCAAATGGTTAGAGCAGAGTTTGCTCGCATAGGTCAAATTCCGGTGCAGAGTGAACTCGGTATCCTTGTTCCGCTTAATGAACTTGGGCGCTTCATTATCGAAAGACAGCAAACGGTGCTTTATCACAAAGATTTAACACCTGTGCAATATGTCACTGCCACTGGACAAGGTCGCTTAGGAGCGCCCATTTACGGGATGTTGGATATTCAAGAGCTGATGGATCAATCTCCTGAACTCAATGGTCTGAACAGTAACTTTGTGTTTGTGCCTAATGGCTTAACCGAAGTTGGCATGATGTGGGCAGGTGAGTGGACCGTTACTTACCAAACCTTCCGCGACATGGGTCTGGCATTTGGTGTGGCGCTACTCATTATCTATATGCTGGTGGTCTGGGAATTCCGTAACTTTTTAATTCCACTCATTGTTATGGCACCCATTCCCTTAACCATTATTGGTATTGCACCTGGACATTGGATTATGGGCGCTGAGTTTACCGCAACATCGATGATTGGCTTTATTGCACTGGCAGGGATTATTGTGCGTAACTCGATTTTATTGGTGGATTTTTCGCGCCAAGAAATTGCCAAAGGTGTAGCGATTACCGATGCCGTGATTTTTGCCTGTAAAGCCAGAACTCGCCCTATCATCATTACGGCAGCCGCATTGGTGTTAGGCTCAAGCGTCATCTTGTTTGACCCAATTTTCCAAGGCATGGCCATCTCGCTGATTTTCGGGATTTTAGTGGCCACTCTATTAACACTAGTCGTTATTCCACTGGGATGCGTGTCCGGTCGTGCTGCTTTCTGTGCATCGCCCTCAAATTACACCGCAGAGATGGGTGCTCATGTGTGTGGCTTAAAAACCCCTGAAATTGAAGAAGCCACCATCCATCCCCGCATGAAGTTGGTTTTTGCCAAAACCGCTATCGACCCATTTAATCCGATGGCCATGGTTAAGCAAGCACCCAAAGCGGTGGCTTTAGCTGAAGAAAGTTTTGATGAACCCAAAAAAGCCGCGGTGGTGGTTAAAAAAGTTGAAGTGACTGAAACTCCGCAAGTCATCGCAGAACCCGAAACACCCGCAGCTGAACCTGAAATGAAGGTAGAAGAACCTGAAGTGGTGGCAGAAGAATCTAAAGCGGTGGTAGAAGAACCCAAGGTGGTTAAAAAGCCGGCTGTTCGTCGTACTCGTAAGCCTGCAGCACCCAAAAAAGGTGCAACCCCTGAGGCCAGCGTGACTGAAGAAGCTCCTGCTGTTAAAACCCCAGCAGCCACAGAAACCGCACCCAAAACATCTGAACCTGAAGTTCAGCAGAGCGCACCCGTAGAACCCGTCGCACCGCGTGGGCGCAAAAAAAGAGGCATTCAACTAAAGGATTTAAATGAAGATGAAAAATAA
- a CDS encoding AAA family ATPase, with protein MITVVGNMKGGTGKSTLAFNLAIWLAHQHKALRLFDLDPQQTLTDVVEVRNEEQYQPQLPKPHLLQDLADFTHTGEHIIMDVSMSDQASLKLAIALANRIVIPVAPSQADIWSTQRFIKLIKETRTDLPKMIAVINRADTHPFVAETKETEEALDYLPHIERLPTRLHNRTNYRRSFSEGLAVFEMDPNGKASHEFIKVAKQIFKE; from the coding sequence ATGATCACCGTTGTAGGAAACATGAAAGGCGGAACCGGTAAAAGCACCCTAGCTTTTAACCTAGCCATTTGGTTGGCACATCAACATAAAGCACTGCGGTTGTTTGACTTAGACCCTCAACAAACCCTGACCGATGTGGTTGAAGTTCGCAACGAAGAACAATATCAGCCTCAACTGCCCAAGCCACATTTGTTGCAAGACCTTGCCGATTTTACCCATACTGGTGAGCACATCATTATGGATGTCAGCATGAGCGATCAAGCATCCTTAAAGTTGGCCATCGCTTTGGCGAATCGCATAGTGATACCTGTCGCACCCAGCCAAGCGGACATTTGGTCGACACAAAGATTCATCAAATTAATCAAAGAAACTCGTACCGATTTACCTAAGATGATTGCGGTCATTAATCGTGCCGATACCCATCCGTTTGTGGCAGAAACCAAAGAAACGGAAGAAGCTTTAGATTATTTACCACACATTGAGCGCTTACCCACTCGCCTTCATAATCGCACCAACTATCGCCGTTCGTTCAGCGAAGGCCTAGCGGTTTTTGAAATGGATCCCAACGGTAAAGCCAGTCACGAATTTATTAAAGTTGCTAAACAAATATTTAAGGAATAA
- a CDS encoding DUF948 domain-containing protein has protein sequence MSLEKIDAIKNKNEGNEAIQACDINELAKTMTQGIRRWEKVIYPMMVAFIILAAYGFWLIYNVTKDMRQISTNMIVMTKAVVTMTNTLNQKMNNIDKQLTEVNQHMAGIDNLDNQLTKINASVLSINESLIHVDSTLTGIHQSVQYMGYSTSNMSGNLSELNQNISAPMNSMNSMIPWANMPGGGNKRNNGPRNYPTQPYPQMPYAPQPMPVPQAANPTK, from the coding sequence ATGTCCCTAGAAAAAATCGACGCCATAAAAAATAAAAATGAAGGCAACGAAGCCATTCAAGCCTGTGATATTAATGAACTTGCTAAGACCATGACCCAAGGGATTCGTCGTTGGGAAAAGGTTATTTACCCAATGATGGTCGCTTTTATCATCTTAGCCGCCTATGGCTTTTGGCTCATTTACAATGTCACTAAGGATATGCGTCAAATATCAACCAATATGATTGTGATGACTAAGGCCGTGGTCACCATGACAAATACCCTAAATCAAAAAATGAACAATATTGATAAACAACTGACAGAAGTGAATCAACATATGGCAGGGATTGATAACTTGGATAATCAATTAACCAAAATCAATGCCTCAGTACTCAGCATTAATGAATCTCTCATTCATGTCGATTCAACCTTGACCGGTATTCATCAATCTGTGCAATATATGGGCTATTCAACCAGTAATATGAGTGGCAATTTATCTGAATTGAACCAAAATATTTCGGCCCCCATGAATTCGATGAACTCGATGATTCCTTGGGCAAATATGCCCGGCGGCGGTAACAAGCGTAACAATGGTCCGCGTAATTACCCAACCCAACCTTATCCTCAAATGCCTTATGCGCCGCAGCCTATGCCGGTGCCTCAAGCTGCTAACCCAACCAAATAA
- a CDS encoding dynamin family protein: MTPHERYVKLEQHLAQENPVLLDIIKTYQALDKVGYKTGLLNRDQSYATDISWWPLISVLGTFSAGKSSFINQYTGKAVQSTGNQAVDDKFTVICYGSGDEVNTLPGLALNADPRFPFFGISEEINKVEQGEGQRIDSYLQLKTVPSEILKGKILIDSPGFDADSQRNATLRITNHIMDMSDLVLVFFDARHPEPGAMRDTLQHLVATSVGRHDADKILFILNQIDTAAQEDNPEEVIGSWQRAIAQEGLIAGNFYAIYNEALSNKIADEALANRFKRKKNVDLARIESRMEKVSTERAYRIAHGAQHIAEELETVKLPLLKQAIKSWRRKVLTLDIVIFGAILVAMVWGGMQMPNFVANVQAWLLSDIIYGGSAAFIALILVFMGHFTFRKKMAVWDAKRLSQTHPDIANALLYNNRFWRGMHHALPRGWGSKTSTQLTKIVKSSKDAIQKLTDQFADPSGHLKAKKESEAVAALEALKASEAEHQAALAKAQPKLELPAEKVETVIEEVQPVAEVTAPEKVEASAKA; encoded by the coding sequence ATGACTCCCCATGAACGCTATGTCAAATTAGAACAACACTTAGCTCAAGAAAACCCGGTGTTGCTCGACATCATAAAAACTTATCAAGCTTTAGATAAGGTCGGTTACAAAACAGGTCTTCTGAACCGTGACCAGTCTTATGCAACTGATATTTCGTGGTGGCCACTCATTTCAGTTTTAGGCACTTTTTCAGCAGGTAAATCTTCATTTATCAACCAATACACCGGCAAGGCTGTGCAATCCACGGGGAACCAAGCCGTTGATGATAAATTTACAGTGATTTGTTATGGCTCTGGCGATGAGGTGAATACCCTGCCTGGTCTTGCTTTAAATGCCGACCCGCGTTTTCCTTTTTTTGGCATCAGTGAAGAAATCAATAAGGTCGAACAAGGCGAAGGGCAACGCATCGACAGTTATTTACAACTGAAAACCGTTCCATCTGAAATTTTAAAGGGCAAAATCCTGATTGACTCCCCCGGATTTGATGCCGATTCTCAAAGAAATGCAACCTTACGAATCACCAACCACATTATGGATATGTCGGATTTGGTATTGGTATTTTTTGATGCCAGACACCCTGAACCCGGAGCCATGCGTGACACTTTGCAACACCTAGTGGCCACCTCCGTAGGTCGCCATGATGCAGATAAAATTTTATTTATTCTCAATCAAATCGATACCGCAGCACAAGAAGACAATCCTGAAGAGGTGATTGGTTCTTGGCAAAGAGCCATTGCTCAAGAAGGCTTAATTGCAGGTAATTTTTATGCCATTTATAACGAAGCCTTATCCAATAAAATTGCCGATGAAGCCTTAGCCAACCGCTTTAAGCGCAAGAAAAATGTCGATTTAGCGCGTATTGAATCACGCATGGAAAAAGTCAGCACCGAGCGCGCTTATCGAATTGCCCATGGTGCTCAACACATTGCCGAAGAACTCGAAACGGTTAAATTACCTTTGTTAAAACAAGCCATTAAAAGCTGGCGCCGTAAAGTTTTAACTCTAGATATTGTTATTTTTGGCGCTATTTTGGTCGCTATGGTTTGGGGCGGCATGCAAATGCCTAATTTTGTTGCCAATGTCCAAGCATGGCTATTGTCAGATATTATTTATGGTGGCTCTGCCGCCTTCATCGCGTTAATTTTGGTGTTTATGGGGCACTTTACTTTCCGCAAAAAAATGGCAGTTTGGGATGCCAAACGCTTAAGTCAAACCCACCCAGATATTGCCAATGCCTTACTGTACAACAATCGTTTTTGGCGTGGAATGCACCATGCTTTACCGCGTGGCTGGGGATCAAAAACCTCTACACAACTGACTAAAATTGTTAAGTCGTCTAAAGATGCCATTCAAAAACTTACAGATCAGTTTGCGGATCCCTCTGGGCACCTAAAAGCCAAAAAAGAATCAGAAGCGGTTGCCGCTTTAGAAGCCCTTAAAGCTTCAGAAGCAGAGCATCAGGCAGCTTTGGCAAAAGCACAACCCAAACTGGAACTACCTGCTGAAAAAGTCGAAACAGTGATTGAAGAGGTTCAACCTGTGGCAGAAGTCACCGCGCCAGAAAAAGTCGAGGCTTCCGCAAAGGCTTAA
- the rhuM gene encoding RhuM family protein, with translation MNLVEIFKTDDEQVNLQVSLEQDTVWLNRQQLSVLFDRDIKTIGKHIANVFKDGELEKNSVVAKFATTAEDGKTYQTEHYNLDVIISVGYRVKSQRGVQFRKWATSVLNQYLVQGYALNEIRLQERNIEFKQAIDLLSATLTNQSLVSNDGQAVLNVIHDYAHCWSLLQGYDEQSLVDNKTPQSQMLSIDYKDALKAIEVLKKELIAKGEATTLFGQIRGPGLASALKTIEQGFGDELFYPNVASRAAHLLYFIIKNHPLADGNKRSGSFLFLWYLRLNQPFLAKPVARLINNNTLVALALLVAESKPEQKELMIRLVEHFLPLKQN, from the coding sequence ATGAATCTTGTTGAAATATTTAAAACTGATGATGAGCAAGTCAACTTACAAGTTTCTCTTGAACAGGATACGGTTTGGCTAAATAGGCAACAACTGTCCGTTTTGTTTGACCGTGATATAAAAACCATTGGTAAGCACATTGCCAATGTCTTTAAGGATGGTGAACTCGAAAAGAACTCAGTTGTCGCAAAATTTGCGACAACTGCCGAAGACGGTAAAACATACCAAACCGAACACTATAATTTGGATGTCATTATTTCAGTCGGCTATCGTGTTAAATCTCAAAGAGGCGTTCAGTTTCGCAAGTGGGCAACCAGCGTTTTAAACCAGTATCTCGTGCAAGGATATGCATTAAACGAAATACGTTTACAGGAGCGAAATATTGAGTTTAAACAAGCCATAGACTTGTTATCAGCAACATTAACAAATCAATCATTAGTAAGCAACGACGGACAAGCTGTGTTGAACGTCATTCATGATTATGCTCATTGCTGGTCTTTGTTACAGGGCTATGATGAGCAAAGTCTAGTAGACAATAAAACGCCTCAATCACAAATGCTGTCTATTGACTATAAAGACGCATTAAAAGCGATTGAGGTGCTCAAAAAAGAGTTGATAGCAAAGGGCGAAGCAACAACTCTATTTGGACAGATAAGAGGACCAGGTTTAGCGTCTGCTTTAAAAACTATTGAGCAGGGTTTTGGTGATGAATTGTTTTACCCTAATGTCGCAAGTCGTGCCGCTCATTTGTTGTATTTTATTATTAAAAATCACCCTTTGGCAGATGGAAATAAACGTTCAGGTTCATTTTTGTTTTTGTGGTATTTGCGGTTAAATCAGCCATTTCTAGCAAAACCAGTAGCGCGACTTATTAATAATAATACTTTGGTTGCATTGGCGCTATTAGTTGCAGAGAGCAAACCAGAACAAAAAGAACTGATGATTCGCTTGGTTGAGCATTTTTTGCCTCTAAAACAAAATTAA